One genomic segment of Francisella persica ATCC VR-331 includes these proteins:
- a CDS encoding MFS transporter, with protein sequence MEVRAMTVRQTLFFIITPIIAMCVLSFGNGFFTTYSSIELNNLGRSSLMIGIISAAYFFGMTAGSYFSQFTIIRVGYIRAFVLFASLMSISTLIVGVNKSVAVWILFRFVCGYSLAALFIIIESWCILSSDKRNRGLIFSIYLFVYYGTQALSQLMINVHFSEGILAYCFISSLCSVAIVLMAFTKTVAPVPNSEEICSPAKIIKKVPLAMVASVIGGSLLGSIYTLLPIFLVRVGSDHDMISVLMMITILGGMLLQVPMGKLSDLTDRRKVIFLAGAGILITSIFIFVFHTSYFIFAVIMFIFGGCAFVIYPLSISHASDFLDENEILGAIGVLTISYGLGSVISPVVISNVMFTFGPFGFFIITALLSISLCLYSVYRISARKSPTDTATFTIVTPESLNFTEAQEIISEKSSEE encoded by the coding sequence TTGGAGGTTAGAGCGATGACCGTTAGACAGACTTTATTTTTTATTATTACACCAATAATAGCAATGTGTGTATTATCATTTGGCAATGGCTTTTTTACAACTTATTCGTCTATTGAACTAAATAATCTTGGTCGCTCTAGTTTAATGATTGGTATAATTTCTGCAGCATATTTCTTTGGTATGACGGCAGGATCTTATTTTTCACAGTTTACTATAATTAGAGTAGGTTATATAAGAGCTTTTGTACTGTTTGCATCTCTTATGTCTATCAGTACACTAATAGTTGGTGTAAATAAAAGTGTCGCTGTTTGGATATTATTTAGGTTTGTCTGTGGTTACTCATTAGCTGCTTTATTTATCATTATTGAAAGCTGGTGTATATTATCATCAGATAAGAGAAATAGAGGTTTGATTTTTTCAATATATCTTTTTGTATACTATGGTACACAAGCATTGTCACAATTGATGATAAATGTTCATTTTAGTGAAGGGATATTAGCTTATTGTTTTATATCTTCTTTATGTAGTGTTGCGATAGTATTGATGGCTTTTACAAAAACAGTTGCACCTGTGCCAAACTCTGAAGAAATTTGTTCACCTGCTAAAATCATTAAAAAAGTTCCTCTAGCAATGGTAGCTAGTGTTATTGGTGGTTCATTGTTAGGTTCTATATATACTTTGTTGCCTATCTTTCTCGTAAGGGTTGGAAGTGATCATGACATGATATCAGTATTAATGATGATTACAATTTTAGGAGGAATGTTATTACAAGTTCCTATGGGTAAATTATCAGATCTTACCGATAGACGTAAAGTAATATTTTTAGCAGGAGCAGGTATTTTAATTACCTCAATATTTATATTTGTTTTTCATACATCTTATTTTATATTTGCTGTAATTATGTTTATTTTTGGTGGTTGTGCTTTTGTGATATATCCATTATCTATATCTCATGCAAGTGATTTTCTTGATGAAAATGAAATTTTAGGAGCAATTGGTGTTTTAACTATTTCATATGGTTTAGGTTCGGTAATCAGTCCTGTTGTAATATCTAACGTGATGTTTACTTTTGGACCATTTGGCTTTTTTATAATTACAGCGTTGCTAAGCATTAGTTTATGCTTGTACTCAGTATATAGAATATCAGCACGAAAATCTCCTACAGATACAGCTACTTTTACAATAGTAACTCCTGAAAGTCTTAACTTCACTGAGGCGCAGGAAATCATCTCAGAGAAATCATCTGAAGAATAA
- a CDS encoding M14 family metallopeptidase — MQASMHVSELKVILFFEYFKKFQPKGDVFLIPQCKIGKDVFIWAGHQGRFDSTNGDNY, encoded by the coding sequence ATGCAAGCAAGTATGCATGTTTCAGAACTAAAGGTAATATTGTTTTTTGAGTATTTTAAAAAGTTTCAGCCTAAAGGAGATGTTTTCCTGATTCCTCAATGTAAAATTGGTAAAGATGTGTTTATATGGGCAGGGCATCAGGGTAGATTTGACTCTACAAATGGTGATAATTATTAA
- a CDS encoding 2'-5' RNA ligase family protein produces the protein MNHKKKTIMALGNFATDFKQNNIYLIPENTADKYIKEFDDYLAKTNVLEKYKTTPFIKNHPVHLTLYLTSFDGKHITDIQNKLAQIAKNTKPLYIKTTGFSAGKSGFVILDIQNSQTLQQLSNTVVKNLAKYRNKNYPAPSWVKFYPNKLKSFEKYGSPNTFSEFNPHLSILAANLQTDQVRESFIKDFNEIIKNTKLKPTSFKIKAIGFGEVDENGQVTKTLYIYKLSG, from the coding sequence ATGAATCATAAAAAAAAAACTATTATGGCATTAGGTAATTTTGCTACTGATTTCAAGCAAAATAATATCTATCTAATTCCAGAAAACACAGCTGATAAATATATAAAAGAATTTGATGACTACTTAGCAAAAACCAATGTATTGGAGAAATATAAAACTACACCTTTTATCAAAAACCATCCTGTACATCTAACACTCTACCTAACAAGTTTTGATGGTAAACATATTACAGATATACAAAATAAATTAGCACAAATTGCTAAAAATACTAAACCTTTATATATAAAAACAACAGGATTTAGTGCTGGAAAAAGTGGTTTTGTAATTTTAGATATTCAAAACTCGCAAACACTTCAACAACTATCAAATACAGTTGTAAAAAATTTAGCTAAATATAGAAATAAAAACTACCCTGCCCCAAGTTGGGTAAAATTTTATCCAAATAAATTAAAATCTTTTGAAAAATATGGTTCGCCAAATACTTTTTCTGAATTTAATCCTCATCTAAGTATTCTCGCGGCAAATTTACAAACTGATCAAGTAAGAGAGAGTTTTATCAAGGATTTTAACGAGATTATCAAAAACACAAAATTAAAACCTACTAGTTTCAAGATCAAAGCAATAGGCTTTGGTGAAGTAGACGAAAATGGACAAGTAACTAAAACTCTATATATTTACAAATTAAGTGGGTAA
- the eno gene encoding phosphopyruvate hydratase, which produces MLSQIKQVFARQILDSRGNPTVEVDVVLESGAFGRAAVPSGASTGIREALELRDGNKALFLGKSVYKAVENANTKIAQAVKGLDALDQRLIDKTMIELDGSENKKNLGANAILGVSLATARAAASHLRKPFYRYLMDVKEYLMPVPMMNVINGGSHADNNVDMQEFMIVPVGFDTFSEALKCGTEVFHTLKKVLLADGYSVAGVGDEGGYAPDLPSNEAAIKAILKAVKEAGYEPGKHVFIALDPASSEFYKDGKYELKSENKSLTSQEMIDYYAAWIEKYPIVSIEDGLAEEDWKGWKLLTEKLGNKVQLVGDDLFVTNPSILAKGIEKGVANSILIKLNQIGTLTETFETMAIAGQAGYTCVVSHRSGETSDTIIADLAVATCSGQIKTGSLSRSDRIAKYNQLLRIEEELGENAIYPGIKAFVFNSDEKVAECVQEIVVEDSEAEKIVVQVEE; this is translated from the coding sequence ATGTTATCACAAATAAAACAAGTTTTTGCTAGACAGATATTAGATTCGCGTGGTAATCCTACAGTTGAAGTAGATGTGGTTTTGGAAAGTGGTGCTTTTGGTCGTGCTGCTGTTCCTTCTGGAGCTTCTACAGGTATAAGAGAGGCTTTAGAGTTAAGAGATGGTAATAAAGCCCTTTTTCTAGGCAAGAGTGTATATAAAGCAGTTGAGAATGCTAATACTAAGATAGCTCAAGCAGTTAAAGGTTTAGATGCATTAGACCAAAGATTGATTGATAAAACTATGATAGAACTAGATGGTTCTGAAAATAAGAAAAATCTAGGCGCAAATGCAATTCTAGGTGTTTCACTAGCTACTGCTAGAGCTGCAGCATCACATCTTAGAAAACCTTTTTATCGTTATCTAATGGATGTCAAAGAATATCTAATGCCAGTACCAATGATGAACGTCATTAATGGTGGTTCACATGCTGATAATAACGTTGATATGCAGGAGTTTATGATTGTTCCAGTTGGTTTTGATACATTTTCTGAGGCTCTAAAATGCGGTACAGAGGTTTTTCATACACTTAAAAAAGTACTACTTGCTGATGGTTATAGTGTAGCTGGTGTTGGTGATGAGGGTGGTTATGCTCCTGATCTACCATCAAATGAAGCAGCTATAAAAGCAATATTAAAAGCAGTTAAAGAAGCAGGTTATGAGCCTGGTAAACATGTATTTATAGCGCTAGATCCAGCAAGTAGTGAGTTCTATAAAGATGGTAAGTATGAGCTTAAGTCAGAGAATAAGTCATTAACAAGCCAAGAAATGATTGATTACTATGCAGCATGGATTGAGAAGTATCCAATTGTATCTATTGAGGATGGTTTAGCGGAAGAAGATTGGAAAGGTTGGAAACTGTTAACTGAAAAGCTTGGTAACAAGGTGCAACTAGTTGGTGATGATTTATTTGTTACTAACCCAAGTATACTTGCTAAGGGTATCGAAAAAGGCGTTGCAAATTCAATTTTGATTAAGCTAAATCAAATCGGGACTTTAACAGAGACTTTTGAAACAATGGCGATAGCTGGACAAGCAGGATATACTTGTGTAGTGTCACATCGTTCTGGTGAAACTTCTGATACTATTATTGCAGATTTGGCTGTAGCAACATGTTCTGGACAAATCAAAACAGGATCATTATCTAGATCTGATCGTATAGCTAAGTATAACCAGTTACTTAGAATAGAAGAAGAATTAGGTGAAAATGCAATTTACCCTGGAATAAAAGCATTTGTATTTAATTCAGATGAAAAAGTAGCAGAATGTGTTCAAGAAATTGTTGTAGAAGATAGTGAAGCTGAGAAAATTGTAGTTCAAGTAGAAGAATAA
- a CDS encoding exodeoxyribonuclease III, whose product MIKVMTFNANGIRAAARKGFWKWFKIQDIDFLCIQETKAQFHQLEKNKEHFPVGYYCDFKDAVKKGYSGTAIYSKKKPLKVIKELGLDWYDDEGRYIQFDYENFSIASLYLPSGSSGDVRQEYKMQFLEKYKEILREQIESGRDFIVCGDFNIVHKEIDIKNWKSNYGKTSGVLPEEQAWLDHIFDDLGWVDTFRVINQEPLQYTWWSNRGQARANNVGWRIDYHISTPTLKDKVIPESDYIYKEIWFSDHAPLIISYDYEV is encoded by the coding sequence ATGATAAAAGTAATGACTTTTAATGCCAATGGTATTCGTGCAGCTGCACGTAAAGGTTTTTGGAAGTGGTTTAAAATTCAAGATATTGATTTTCTATGTATTCAAGAGACAAAAGCTCAATTTCACCAATTAGAGAAAAATAAAGAGCACTTCCCCGTTGGATACTATTGTGATTTTAAAGATGCTGTCAAAAAAGGCTACAGTGGTACTGCTATTTATTCCAAGAAAAAACCTCTAAAGGTTATCAAAGAACTTGGTCTAGATTGGTATGATGATGAGGGGCGTTATATTCAGTTTGATTATGAAAACTTTAGTATCGCAAGCTTATACTTACCAAGTGGCTCAAGTGGCGATGTCCGTCAAGAATATAAAATGCAGTTTCTTGAAAAATACAAAGAAATACTCAGGGAACAAATAGAATCTGGTAGAGATTTTATAGTTTGTGGTGATTTTAATATTGTGCATAAAGAGATAGATATAAAAAACTGGAAATCTAACTATGGTAAAACATCAGGGGTACTACCAGAAGAGCAAGCTTGGTTAGATCATATCTTTGATGATTTAGGTTGGGTTGATACTTTTAGAGTTATTAATCAAGAACCTCTACAATATACATGGTGGTCAAATCGTGGTCAAGCCCGTGCAAATAATGTTGGTTGGAGAATTGATTATCATATCTCAACGCCTACCTTAAAAGACAAGGTAATACCTGAATCTGATTACATCTATAAAGAAATTTGGTTTTCAGATCATGCTCCTTTGATTATTAGTTATGATTATGAGGTTTAG
- a CDS encoding FtsB family cell division protein, producing MDIKSNSFFYIFISVVLLLIATLQYDLWFSNTGLIKYLALKKSVASQQKEVKHKFHTNAQLYSEVVSLRQNSEVLESLARENMGLIKQGEVFYSVK from the coding sequence ATGGATATCAAATCTAATTCTTTTTTTTATATTTTTATTTCTGTAGTTTTATTACTAATAGCTACATTGCAATATGATCTGTGGTTTAGCAATACAGGTCTTATCAAGTATCTAGCACTAAAGAAATCTGTAGCTAGTCAACAAAAAGAAGTTAAGCATAAATTTCATACTAATGCACAATTATATTCTGAAGTAGTTTCATTACGTCAAAATAGTGAGGTGCTTGAAAGCTTGGCTCGTGAGAATATGGGACTAATCAAGCAAGGAGAGGTTTTTTATAGTGTCAAATAA
- a CDS encoding ROK family protein, producing the protein MESPLIDEFKIKVVVVLIDKKHRIVRKRNINFNGVNLKQLIQDKYTVKSEIYNDVNVGILGEAKYGAGVGYDDIIVT; encoded by the coding sequence ATGGAAAGTCCTCTCATTGACGAGTTTAAAATTAAAGTGGTTGTTGTACTTATAGATAAAAAACATCGAATTGTGCGTAAGCGTAATATTAATTTTAATGGTGTTAATCTAAAGCAACTTATACAAGATAAATACACTGTCAAGTCTGAGATATATAACGATGTAAATGTTGGAATCCTAGGTGAGGCCAAATATGGTGCAGGTGTTGGCTATGATGATATTATTGTTACCTAG